From the Excalfactoria chinensis isolate bCotChi1 chromosome 1, bCotChi1.hap2, whole genome shotgun sequence genome, one window contains:
- the C1H2orf49 gene encoding ashwin, whose product MAAQRGGRVGGGKEERVSGRSDSELLLHPELLSEEFLLLTLEQKNILVRNDVKMDKDGLTDLYIQHAIPLPQRDLPKSRWGKMMEKKRQQNEPKSENKSVTAVEGLRKRPLIVFDGSSTSTSIKVKKTENGATDRLKPPPAGSIANTVRRLSAPSNASTYISASSLPMDAKLEVRNNEAKQNNISKTNSSVLVSLKTHPLSSVAGTTVVKLKRSVPKDESDLPNDIKPTEAKKKIQHVTWP is encoded by the exons ATGGCGGCGCAGAGAGGGGGTCGGGTGGGTGGTGGTAAGGAGGAGCGTGTGTCGGGGCGTTCGGATtcggagctgctgctgcacccgGAACTGCTCTCGGAGGAGTTCCTACTGCTTACGCTGGAGCAG AAGAATATATTGGTCAGAAATGACGTAAAGATGGACAAAGATGGGCTCACGGATCTCTATATTCAACATGCCATTCCCCTGCCTCAGCGTGACTTACCAAAAAGTAGATGGgggaaaatgatggaaaagaaaagacagcaaaatgaGCCTAAAAGTGAGAATAAAAG TGTTACAGCGGTGGAAGGATTAAGGAAACGGCCATTAATTGTTTTTGATGGCAGTTCAACAAGCACAAGCATAAAGGTGAAGAAGACAGAGAATGGAGCTACTGATCGGCTAAAACCTCCCCCAGCTGGAAGCATCGCTAATACTGTCAGGAGATTATCGGCTCCTTCAAATGCCTCAACATACATTTCAGCCTCCAGTTTACCAATGGACGCTAAGCTGGAAGTGAGGAATAATGAGGCAAAGCAGAACAATATTTCAAAGACTAATAGCAGTGTATTGGTTAGTCTGAAGACACACCCTTTATCTTCAGTAGCGGGAACTACTGTTGTGAAGTTAAAGAGATCTGTTCCAAAAGATGAATCTGATTTGCCG